The DNA sequence TCCTTCCAATTACTAGACGACCTGCTCTCCCTCCTTAGCCACAGCCACCctctttaccttgcaatataaaggAAGTTAAGGTCAGGATCTCGGTCATTTGGAAGGGGCTCAGAATAcagccactactcctccacatctaGGACACCTCCTGGGTGCcacctaggtgaggtgtttcggCTGtgtcctgctgggaggaggCCTCGGGGCAGACcgaggacacactggagagattacatctctcagatgacttgggaatgcctcagtgtttccccagaggagctggaggaggtggctcagGAGAGGGActtctgggcttctctgcttagactgcagCCCCCATGGCCAAGACCCAGATAAGcgtcagaaaatggatggatggacagttcTGACTATTCAGTCCATCATATGCATGATGGGGGAAAAAGGCAGTCACTGCAGCCTACATTCATTTACATATTACACACCTGAGGCTGAGCCCAGAAGTCAGTCAGTCCCCTCGACTGTCATGTTAAAATATCCAACATTTTTACAGTCGGAGACAAAAACCAGATTTAGCCTCTGTGGATGTTTCCACCTTCATAATGAGGTGAAGTTTTTAGATCTCATCCATTAGTGATAGTGCAAAGGTTTAAAGTCTGGGGCGCACCTGCTTACAGGTGAGCCCACGCCGGCAGCTGTTTTGAGCCTGAGCTGTGTTTGAGTGGCTGAACTGAACCTGAGCTGCTGGTGGTGTCGAAGCCCTCCggagcatttttaatacaaTTATCTGTGTAATAATATGGCCTGCTCTGTGGCACAGCCATATCCTCCTACATGAGATAAAAAGCTTCAACTGTCGCCCACAACACACATTTGGTATTTTCGTCATATTTTCATCATCGAAACAAAGCGATGTCGTCAGGGATGGGCCATAATCCCAGACGTCGTTATGTGACCTGGCATAGAAGGGGAACTAGAAATGGATTATAATAATTAGAATTAAGCTCTCAGTAGTGTGGAATCAACCGTAATTataatttattgtttttcattatCATTATGAGACTGGGTGATCTGATTGGGAGCAGGTCCTCTTCCACACAGTCTGCCGTGTTTCTAAGAAAGGACAGCTCTGCAGAGGCCTTTGGGGTTTTTAGCTGCCGCCACACATTTTCCTGCACGCCTGTGAGGGAATTCCACGAGATGCCACTGCAGTCTGCACACTTCTCCTTCAAGGCTGAAAAAAATCCCAGAACAAAAGTTCTGGGATTCACATTCCAGCCTGCTCGCATCCTTGAAATCCGATATTCCTTTTCGCAGCTTTGTTGTGGCAGCAGTGGACAGACATGTGATCACAGCAGTGTTGCTGTGACTCTGAGCAGGTGCTGCAGgtgagagcagaacaacaaaaacataatgctGGAAAACTCTCCGCTGGCTGCAGGtgatttcctgttttgattACAATTCTGTGAGGGTTCCCGCTCAGAAAAGAGACTCCCGCTGCTCACCATAAAACAGGCAGATGATGTGGATGTGATGTGATTTATTATTGCGCCTGATTTACACACATCCACGCAAGTaaacgcacatacacacacaggccaGCTTTCCCCTCCAGAGCCCTGACTCAGCTCATGATGGAGTCATCCATCTTCTGTGACAAAGACGCTCACACCTTCTCTCAAACCTCAGAGGTTTCAAGGTGGATTTTGTGTATTCACAGCGACTCTCGTTCAGCCTCAGGGCAGCCGGGTCACACCATCACAGCCAAAGTGTGCTTTCTTAAAGAACAGCGAGGACctgtaaaaatgtctttgtggaCCAGTTCTGGTAAAATGAAAGGGCTGATGGGAGGAAGAAGACAAATATTGCTGTCAGATGTTATAAGTGATGGCCTGCTAACTGGTCACCTGAGGGGTAGATGAGTTCtttgagtaaaataaatgttgcagagTAGAAATGGCTACGTCAGCGTGTGGGACTGTGTGTACTAATTTTTACAGCACAAGGAggaatttaagaaaaaaatgaatttgtctAATACCGGAGATTAATTTATGAAGTTTGAATTTGAATGCTGAGCAGGATAGACACGTTTTCTAAGGGTCGTCTCTTCTCGTCCATCAGGCGGCTCAGTTGGAGGCTCACGTGTTGTCACCCCTGATGCTCCTTTCTCTGTGGAGGACCTCACGTCCGGCCATATCTCCTACGTCCAGGACAGTCAGCGTAAACCTCAAACCAAGCAGGACATCTTCAGCCTCTACATCAGCGACGGGCTCATCCAGACAGAAGCTTTCAGTGTGGAAATTGACATCCAGGTAAGGAAAACCCAAAGAGCTGCTACTAGAGCTTATAGAGTTATAGTGATTAAAGTTTAATTAAGAGATTTTGTTTCTCCTCTCTGACTTTTTCAAGGTCATTGTGTTAAATATACTGTGGCACCGTcattcatttgtattttatacACACTATATCGCCAAAAGTATCCACTCACTGAAtccaggtgtataaaccagcacctcggcatgcagactgcttctaccaacatcagtgaaagaatgggtcgctctcaggagctcagtgaatcccagcgtggtaccgtgataggatgatacctgtgcaacaagtccagtcactgctaaatattccacagtcagctgttagtgggattataacaaagtcaaagtcagagtcaatcactacagacctccaaccttcatgtggccttcagatcagctcaagaacagagtgtagagagcttcatggaatgggtttccatggccaagcagctgctcacagatgtgcttctggaagaatggtcagaaattcccataaacactcctaaaccagtggaaagacttcccggaagagttgaagctgttatagctgcaaagggggggcccacatcatattagaccgtctggattaagaatggatgtcactcaggttcatatgtgtgtgaaggcagacgaatGAATACTGTTGGCAGTGTGGAGTGGACTGTACACCACAGATGGGGAGTAACCACCGCGACAAACCCCACTGGCCCCATTTTAAAGCCTCAAGCATTATGACCAAATGTGACCATGTACGAAGGGAAGGGGGGGGCAGTCATCCGCTGgtgctagcaagcttggttagcacaGTGGATCCATACACAGGAAACCATTTTATTTCTGAGGACAATTCATTGTTAAGCCACAGAGTTTACTGCTTAAATAACTAAACACTAACCATATGCTTACTGCTGCACCAGGAACTGAGAGGCTGAGTCGCTGATCATCAGCGAGTCTGAGCTggtgttttggcagtttgctggtctggagcccTCAGCTGTGTGTTAGGGAGGAAAAACATGCAGAGAAGCGGTTGTTGCTGTCATAAGGTCATAagatcatttccaaacaatttgaaagtccgtcattctacagtgagaaaaattattcacaagtgaAAAACAAGACTGctgccagtcttcccaggagtggatgtcccagcaaattcaccctacGAGGTCAGACGCAGCAATGCTCtgacaaactgcaaaaaacccaagagctccatctcaggcctcagttagcaggttaaatgttaaagttcctgATGGTGCacttagaaaaagactgaacacgtgtggcttgtttggaagcgTTGCAGGAGAAGGCCTTCTCTCTGAaaataacagcagcacagctcagggTTGCACATCTGCATCTGGGCAAAACACAAAACCTCTGCAATAAGATCCTGCGAACAGGTGAGACTGAAGTGGAGATGCTTGGCCATAATGCCCAGCACCACGATTGGTGAAAGCCAGCacataccagctgtcagcagggtggtggagggggaggatttgggtttgttttgcaggacctGGGCACTCTGCAGCCACTGAGTGGAACACGaactcctctgtacaccaaagtattctagagtcaccTGTGAGGCCACCTGTCTGACAGCTGAACTGACTCCTGCAACAGGAcactgatcccaaacacacctaAATAAGGTGGCTTTAGAGACATCATTCTGGAAGCAACGCATTTTCCACTCTTCAAATGATGTGATGCTTCAGTTTGGAAAGCCTCTTGCATTTCCCCTTGCAGCTCCATCAGTCCAAATAACTGAGCTTAATTAGTCTGAACTCAATAAGCCGCCTCATTGATGATGTCTGTTCTTCAAAAGAAGCTGATAAAGGTTGAAAAAGACCCAAAAGAGTTTTCAGCAGCTGAAGTTGGTGCACAGCTGTAAAAGTTTACACTGATTAAGTCGTGACTGTGCTGATGAAAAAGTGATGAAACAAGGTTTTAAGAGCTGCATGCTCTAttagtaatttaaaaataaaaaaaaaacatcttactcagctgctctttttattttttgctgctgtccttGAGCAGCAGCAGACTGCCTCTCAGGGAGAACTGCTCTGTCCTCAGGCTCATCCTGTTCTTCTCCCTCCATCATAAACAAACTGAGCATCCAAATCCGTCACTTAAGCTTGTGTTAGCTCTCGGGTTGAATTGATGAGGCTGTCAGCgagctgtgtgtgtatttgcacaCGGGACCTGTATATAATAAGTCTTTCACACTGTGTATTAATGTGGAGCTGGTAGTATGCAACCCCTGGAAGCATGACCCCCCAGCAAGAGACCTGAAAGGATCATACAGCCCCCTCCCTCAGGAGGAAATCCAAATAAAATGTTTGGGTCGATCATGGATGGTGTCAAAGCATCGGGACAGGAAGCAGAAACTGGACGACATCACCaataaaaaacagcaacaggagTCGATGAGTGATTCCATGATCTCCTCTACTTCATCAGGCCAATAATCTCCCATAATCAAAAAAACTGAGGTGAaattgtttgtctctgtgttgtgaAGCTGGTGTTCTGTTGTTGAGGAAAATATGCAGTTATTCCAGAAATAGTCAAAGATGGGAGTGCATCTCCTAAAATTGTTCATGGGTTCTCTTTCAGCAGAGTAAAGAGGACAAAGAGCCGGTGGTGTCCGTCAGCAGCATCCACGTGGAGGAAAACTCCGGAGTCGTCATCACCAACTCGTCTCTTAGCGTCCACGATCAGGACACACCCGAGAATGAGATCCTCTTCACCATCATCAGAATTCCCAGCTACGGTGAGCACAGACAGACTGTAGAggctttcccttttttttttgccatatctGGGCTGGGACTGAAAACAGCCTTCCAGAAACATCTTTACCCTCCATTCACTGATATATGAGGCAAGGAATGTTACAGACACATCCCAGTGCGACGCAGTCCTGAGATTAAGTACCTACAGTACCTTGAATCCACACCTTTCCAAAACAAGTGTACTCAGGAATGCACACACTGGGTTCTGAGCTAAACGTACGGCTCTGTAATGTTtggggcatttcagccagtcaAAATTAATATGATCctgaatgcagaaaaacacCATCAGAACAGCACCTTTGATTTCTGGAACCACTGCTTTAATGTTACTGAGAAGAAGGAAGGAAATGTGTCTTCAAAGGCTTCCAGCTGTTGTTCTTCTTAAAGCCACTTTGCTGATTAAGCAGTTTTTACAGcatcataaatatttttcaaatatgaAAGCAACAGAGATGCttcaaaaacagatttatatGTGAACACAAGCAGCAACCCTGCAGGTAAACTCTGGAAAAATATGCAGCGACGTGAAGTCAGTATATTAGAATATCACACATACATCACATAGTgcttctgcacacacaccacaaactgaTGCAGAGCCCAGCAGAGAGTTATGCTGAGAGGTAGCCGACATGTTGATAGTAAATTGTTCTGGACGTGATagagatgaacacacacacacacacacacacagtcataaacaCATCACTCTTACTTCCGACACACGGTTTAAACCAAGACAAACACAGCGGCCGTCCGCTGCAGCGCCGCGTGCTGACTGCAGCCATTCCTCACATGACACAGCGACGCACACGCAAATCAACTGACCTCCACACACTTTGTTTTCCTGACGCCCTCTCACCGTCCCAAATTGAGTTTTCTCTCccgcctgcctgccacagcttGGTGGACTAAAAGAAATGGCTACACAAAAAACTGGATAAAAATGTATCACTTATTCACAGCAATACGTCATCGAACCCAATTTTAGCAAAGTTTAGAGACTCGGGAACACAGCAGGCTATAAAAGCTAATTTAAAGGTTCTCGTTTGTTCTTCACATGCTGTGGTTTGTAGTTCAACCCCACAGTGAGCAGAAACAGAGGCCAAAGATTGTCCATGAATtatgatgaaaatgtttttagttcAGTGCTTTTGGGTCATTCCATAAGCATCAGTGAACCCCTCAGACTCAGCTAACACATTtggattgatttatttttatttacaggccCTTGAAGCGTGTAGGCAGCAGTATCACGGGATGGGCATTGGTAGAGTGTTTCATCCAGTTTGTGAAAATTTGCTGGAGAAAACTTAAATAAGTATATTTAGGTTAAAATTGCAAAGGTCATATGACCTGAAGGGATAGGTGGGTGTTATATTTCTGAGACTAGGCTCATCCTGGTCCGAACTTCTCTCTAATTGGCTGATTTTATACATAAAGGCCCTGATTTTATGCAAAGCCAATGACACGATTCGGTTTCTGGCCTTGGTGGCACGAACTGCTAGTTCAGCAGACACGTATGGATTATATTCCTCCAAAAATGTCAGATTGGTATTAACTGGCTTCAGGCACCACCCCTCCAACAGACACCTGGTTTGGGACATTGCTCATAAtagacccccacccccccagttAAAGCACCATAAAGCAGCTGGTGAAACCGAGCATGCCGCTGCCATAAAACCACCGGTGTGAACGGCTGATGGGACGGAGCAGCCGACAAGTGATTTAATACGGGGCGTTGACTCCcgggcagctcgtcttttaaccggccACCTTTCCGCTAGCctcccatcacacacacacacacacacacacacacacacacatacgtgttTTTCCTCAAACGTGGGGACTCTCTTTAGGCCCCTGACTAGGTGGTTACACGTGGGGACCCAACTTTCTAAACGATCTAGAGGCTTGGTTTTAGGTTAATTTTAGTCTTctatttttttgaacatgaaatatcatctttaatataaaaaataatcaaatttagAAAATTTTAATCTTTCAGGTTTTTGGCTCCACATGGGGACCTGCTCATTTGACTTATCCACCAGGTGGCACTGTTAAGTTTTAGGGACCACTGAGATATATGAGGATGTCAAATATAAGCAATAAATAAGTCAATAAACCACATTATATTTGattcttttttgttaaaaattatttttaagtaCTGGTAACCTGTTTACTGCCAACCATCAATACTGGACTCTCCTTTCTGGTTTTATGCAAACCATTTTATTGCACAGTTTATAATATTTCAATcttgtggcaaaaaaaatatacataaaagccaacatgtaaaacaaatgaaaaaataaaaatttatgtaTTCATCAATACGTATTCATAAACATGAACATGCAATATGTATACATACTTCTATTACAAAACCTGACTGCAGCTGTCCCAAAACTTCAAAACTTTCAATCTCCAAACAGAACTGGCGTGGTTATGGTACTAACAAATGGCCCGTTTCCATTCACTTTAATAAAAGGTCAACGCTTACCTTTTTGTGAAAGTCTCTCGTTTTAATGCATCTATGCGATTTTTCACATAGAACTTAACCGCTTGCCATGTCCTGTTCTCAAGGGCCACTGGTGAGGCTTCAATGCACTTCATACACTGGGCTTTCCCAGGAACCGTTCCAGAGTCAATACAGTCCATGAGCGTTTTCTCCACCGCCTGGATTTCTTCTTGGCTCCACTTCACTCTCTTCCTATGTGATGGCCCTGTAAAATGATTAGAGGGCGTAAGCAttcttcagtgaaaaaaaaggtttcaatCTTTGTGACAGGGCAAGTTATATGCTATTATGAAAACATTTcttcaccacagcagcagcacactgcagtaaaagtattATTGGGGGTGGGTGTATTACTTGTTGAAGCTGACAACTGGTAATAAATCAAGACACAAGTTTCACCAGCACTTATAAAAGCATCAGCAGGTACAGGAGAGAAATAATTGTTCAAAGTACATCACAAGAATAAATGATTAAGGTCAggggcatgttaaaaaaaacaaaattgcttAATATATCAGACATTTCCAAAGGATTTCACCAAAAGAAAGGTTTTGAGTGATTTGATGGTGGCTAGAGACTCTGTGGACTTGAGTTAAGAGAGCATCAACATAAGTGGGGCACTCTAATGGATGAAGCCCAAATTTCCCTTTTTCACAGAGTCCAGCCTGGGAAAACTCAGCAGGGCCTGCGCAGTTTTAACACTACAGTGGAAAAAAAGTGGTGTTGAAAATGTTATTGGTGCAGTTAAACAAAAAGATTAAGCTAATCATCCAAACTACCTTGGATGATGCTAGTTAGTTTGCTGTTCCAAGACAGTTCAAGGCGAAATTAGTGGGGAAGAAGGGGAGaagaaataaaaccaaactATTGCTTGAGGGTATGcagtcaaatgaaaaaaaaagctattctaAAGTTTTATGTGTAGAGACATCATCTGGTCTTCACCAGGCTGCAAAACGAAGAAACCTCAGattaacaccacacagaaagtgtTGTGAACTGTTAATAAATTTCCCATTGGTTTAGTTCAATAACAGATGGAGGAAATATTGGAAATAGGTTTACACCTGTTAATGTGAAGTATTCATTGAACAGTGACAGTAAATGCttgtaaaaaataagtaaaagttTACGTGTTTTCAAGCCTGGCTTACAGGAGGAAAATTCAGTTATCAAGACATTGGACCCAATGGGTATTATTCTTTTTATGATAACAATTAGAAGTCAAGTAAATTCTTTGGTTTGAAAGATGTCTGTCTGGCAACATTTTTAACGCTTCTGCCCATTTATAATCTCCAAGTTTGAAGACAAACTACCTTTAGTTGTGTTGGAGTTGCCAGAGACTTCCATGGCCACCGGTACCTTGTCATTTGATCTCtctatgaaacaaaacaaaactcagaaTATATGCAACTTTGAGAAAATCATCAGGTACAGAATAAATTGAAAAACTTAGAAGCCAAAAAGAACATGCATGAAGAAGAGTAAGGATACAGGACAGTGGCCTCTAAAGGTCCAATATTTATCAGAAATCTGcaatctcattttctttccacttagAAATATTCTTACCTTTGGCTGAAGGCAGATCTTTGTTTTGTCCACCTTCAGTGGTGCATCTCCTGGTCACCCCAAATTGATCTAAATAAAGCAGGTCTATTAAGTACATGAGTATTAAACAGTAAGCAGtcagtgtgtttgctttatACAAGCATCTTAAATGACTAGTTTAACAGCTGACCTTCTTAGGAATTCTTAAGAGCACTAAATCAGAAGCTGCTGACATTGTAATCTAATTTTCACCATCAACATTTAGTTTTGCGCTGTTagcaacagtttttaaaacagtCTTCCTTTTATGGATGAAACTGTCAATCATTAGACAGGTTTCCATGATCCCTGGATTTGCGTAAAACCAAatatcaaaaaaagaaatcctgtaATGGAAACtgcacaaattttttttttcaaaacactcctCAATATCGAATTAACCTTTTTATGCTTCCAGGAGGTGGGTTTTCAGGCgatttgaaaaatgttaaaagtgTTATGGAAACACTTTTTTCACATGTCCACATCTCTGGCAGACCTGGATGTGACATAGTCAATCTAAAGTCATCAAAATCTAGTTTCCAACTGTTTTTGGCCTAATTAATACGATGTAGTTGTCCTGTAACACGACCTAATCATTAGTCCATTTTCTTCAATGttaagattttgtttttcattgttttgaagAGAAGTCTCGCAGGACAAGATACAGAGAGTTACAagaattacacacacactcgaaAAACAGCGATCAGTGGAAACACTGACCCCCTGCAGCACTGTCTTTATCGAACTTTCAGAGAtagagggacaaacagagactacagcgcgttgtgcactctgctgagaaggtgattggctgtaacctcccatctctccaggacctgtacacctccaggacactggggcgtgcaggtcggatcacagccgaccactctcaccctgggcacagactttttgaccctctcccctcaggcaggaggctacggtccatacggaccagaacctcccgccataagaacagtttcttcccctctgctgttggactcatgaacaataaccctaagactgttaccaccaccctccacaaacgctgatgaccctatgtctatgcacctgtctgactgcactgatgtacatattagtggaatatagtctacattcttttatcttttaattagtctctgcactgtatattttgtaattttgtaatattgtgctatagttatagctctaatatctctgtatatttgcaatttgtatacttgtatattgtcttatagtttttatacttatttgttttttttttctgtaagcacgaagtaccgcagcaatttcctaatgctgtgaacctgttcacccatatggcaataaaaaccttctgattctgattctgattctgatatgaTTTCTTTTGTGCAAAAGTGTCATGAAAATACAGTTATCGTTAATTGACAATTTCATCCATACCTGGTGATCTGGAAGATGAAGTTGCAGGATCCCTCTCAGCTGAGTCAACCTCCTCTTCAGTGTCTGATCCACTGTCCACAGACattttctctgaaaaacaaagtaacatCATCCATCATATTAAACTATTAGATGTCTAAAGCCACtttaagcaaaactaaaaaggCCAAAAGAAGGAGTAATGATAGAGCTAGTACTAAGCAACTAataatgaaatatatatatgctgCCATCAAAAAGTTAGCGCTATTCCTTGTTTTATTACCATTCAAGTGAGCAATTTGCAATGGGAAATTATGTGGTAAATTGACCAaaggttaaaacaaacaaaacaataacaaaaaacttACCAAAGACTACAAGAATTAGACTATATAATATGTAAAAGTGCCCACTGGCCTACTTGTTCCTACAGGTGTCAATTTCTCACATGCAATTCATTTATAAAAAGTATTGTTATAATTCAccaaattcaaaaaaaaaaaaaaaaatttcaaagaggaaaaaaaaaaaaacatcattaaaataaaaatctgccatGCCAGGAGGTCAACTTAAATCTTCACTAATAAATCACACCAATTTACCTTGTGGATCAATGCTGATCTCATCCAGATTTCTTCCTTTGAAGTTGGAGAGCTGTCCTCTTTCCAGCGCCAGCAACACTTTACTGATTTTTGCAAGCTGTAATGTACCTTCAGGCAATCTGTAGAACTGACGATGGACTCTAATGTCATGGCCTAGGAAGTCAGCCAGGTCATCCATTTCATTGTCCTTTAGGTTAAGAACCTTTGACATGGTGGCCATATGCTTCCTGAGTTTGGTTGAGGACAATGCTTCTGGGTGTTTTGCTCCACAGCTTTGAGCTATCTCACGAATAATATCAGATCCTCTGAAGTGATTGAGAGTCTGGTCTGCCAAACATGTACGGATTTTCATCCAACACATCACAATGATGACGATTTTGTACAAGCAACTCCATCGATGAAGCCATATCAGGAGTGAGGAGAATGGGAACCTTTCGGCCGCGTTTGCCTTTTATCTCAATTCGCTGGAAGTGCTTACACAGCTTCTTCTCAAGTTCTGACAAAGCAAGCTCCACATCTGGATGGGTGACAGAAGTATCTCTCAAGGTAAAAGCATTCTGAGGCATCTTGGATActtctccctctcttctccGGTTGAATATTATCACCTCACACAGTGTGATCTTGGCAAGTTCAGCCCAGTTCTTCTTTACTGCTTCTTCCTTCAGGTTTCTCTGGCACTCAATCCTTTTTGTGTCAAGATACTGATGCATTTTTCTGACATCATCAGCAAAGGGAATAAGCTGAGGAGCATTCCATTTAGCCTCATTCAAAGTCCTAAGGGCATGGGAAGAGACACACTCGCTCCATCTGGTCTCACAGATCTGTTTGAAAACTCGCACATTCTGAATGGTATTCTCATCGCCTGAGATCATAGCCTCACATTCAAGAATACTGGCCACTTTGTTGAG is a window from the Archocentrus centrarchus isolate MPI-CPG fArcCen1 unplaced genomic scaffold, fArcCen1 scaffold_26_ctg1, whole genome shotgun sequence genome containing:
- the LOC115775929 gene encoding uncharacterized protein LOC115775929, producing MCWMKIRTCLADQTLNHFRGSDIIREIAQSCGAKHPEALSSTKLRKHMATMSKVLNLKDNEMDDLADFLGHDIRVHRQFYRLPEGTLQLAKISKVLLALERGQLSNFKGRNLDEISIDPQEKMSVDSGSDTEEEVDSAERDPATSSSRSPDQFGVTRRCTTEGGQNKDLPSAKERSNDKVPVAMEVSGNSNTTKGPSHRKRVKWSQEEIQAVEKTLMDCIDSGTVPGKAQCMKCIEASPVALENRTWQAVKFYVKNRIDALKRETFTKR